One window of the Candidatus Jettenia sp. genome contains the following:
- a CDS encoding MtaA/CmuA family methyltransferase, translating into MIRNSVSNLLITMIEKERLLKVLQGKHVDRTPVICPGGMMTMASREVMVKTGCQWPAVHRDAKKMAELSIAMRSETGMENLGIPFCMTVEAEAFGGEVEDGDETTEPNIVHYPLKSVKQWKNLKELDPYKDGRLPTILECTAIVSRKVPDTPVIGNLVGPFSLATSLIEAMTLFKALLREPDDVHGLLSFLIKNSIKYGKALINNGADLIVISDPSATGEILGPKLFKEFAIPYLNRMINHIHMFEKLVIVHICGDISAIYGPLNELDAECISVDSAVNIKEARAMIPGKKLMGNVSTILLQKGPILHIQKISKNLLDLGVDILAPACGLSAKTPVRHIKAMTEAAILDS; encoded by the coding sequence CCGTTATTTGTCCGGGTGGTATGATGACTATGGCTAGCAGAGAGGTTATGGTAAAAACAGGTTGCCAATGGCCAGCAGTCCATAGGGATGCAAAAAAAATGGCAGAACTTTCGATTGCTATGCGCAGTGAAACGGGAATGGAGAATCTGGGCATCCCTTTTTGTATGACTGTGGAAGCCGAGGCTTTCGGTGGAGAGGTGGAGGATGGTGATGAGACCACGGAACCTAACATAGTTCATTATCCATTAAAGTCGGTAAAGCAGTGGAAGAATCTAAAGGAACTTGATCCTTATAAAGATGGACGTCTTCCAACAATTCTTGAATGTACAGCAATAGTAAGCCGAAAGGTTCCAGATACTCCTGTCATAGGTAATTTAGTTGGTCCTTTCAGTCTTGCTACCTCGTTGATTGAGGCAATGACACTGTTTAAAGCACTCCTGCGGGAACCTGATGATGTCCACGGTTTACTTTCGTTCTTAATAAAGAATAGTATCAAATATGGTAAGGCACTTATCAATAACGGTGCTGACCTCATTGTGATATCCGATCCTTCTGCAACTGGTGAGATACTCGGACCAAAACTATTCAAAGAGTTTGCAATTCCGTATTTGAATAGAATGATAAACCATATCCATATGTTTGAGAAACTCGTTATCGTACATATATGTGGAGATATAAGCGCTATTTACGGCCCTCTCAATGAGCTTGACGCTGAATGCATAAGTGTAGACTCTGCAGTAAACATAAAAGAGGCAAGGGCTATGATTCCAGGAAAAAAGCTTATGGGTAATGTAAGTACTATACTCCTACAAAAGGGCCCTATTCTCCATATACAAAAGATCTCAAAAAATCTTTTAGATCTTGGTGTCGATATCCTTGCCCCGGCATGTGGTCTCAGTGCTAAGACACCCGTTAGACATATAAAAGCTATGACGGAAGCAGCAATATTAGACTCTTGA
- a CDS encoding ASKHA domain-containing protein: MYSVKLTFYPSRITGSVPKGITILEAARKLGVTIEGPCGGTGKCGKDLVQVRVNKTLTTVLACRTAAETDMEIIIPCHEKKTTKIVDGFYTENTRKRNINPSVWKDIFYNDQGACFTKVYMNDRPVAIEEGDTRSQMYGIALDIGTTTLVASLVNLINGEIVGATSTLNPLVYYGHDVMSRIKYSTSHHDGLLRMHKELISAINLLIFLVSSEKGVKPENIYQTVAAGNTTMQHIFLHKEIKGIGEYPYKAEILNTFTTTAKELSISTAVYATVTILPCISAYVGGDTVSGLVAIDHMVHGQANPCTISGKFEAGKLPALFVDIGTNGEMVLLLEDRMVATSTAAGPCFEGMTISSGMRAGEGAIEHVCLGDKLLLEVIGNSQPRGICGSGLLDIVSELIRVGLVNSKGRLQGKEGNGLPEEYKKCLFEKNGKRHFQLSDDVAISQEDIRQVQLAKAAIRTGVEMLLAICNCKPEGLRMVIIAGAFGYHLKQESLFRVGFFPELKNARLSFVGNSSLEGAVMVMLNKDIVHSAAHIARNTQVIELSQLAEFESIYIREMHFP, translated from the coding sequence ATGTATAGTGTAAAACTGACTTTTTATCCCTCTAGAATAACGGGGTCTGTACCAAAAGGAATTACGATCCTTGAGGCAGCAAGAAAGCTTGGTGTTACTATTGAAGGTCCGTGCGGCGGTACCGGAAAGTGCGGGAAGGATCTTGTGCAGGTAAGAGTAAATAAGACCCTTACTACAGTGCTTGCCTGTAGAACTGCTGCAGAAACTGACATGGAAATTATCATCCCTTGTCATGAAAAGAAAACCACGAAGATTGTTGATGGCTTCTATACAGAGAATACAAGGAAACGAAATATCAATCCTTCTGTATGGAAAGATATATTTTATAATGATCAGGGTGCTTGTTTTACAAAGGTATACATGAACGATAGACCCGTGGCTATTGAAGAGGGTGATACGAGATCTCAGATGTATGGAATTGCTTTAGACATCGGTACAACGACATTAGTAGCATCACTCGTTAACCTTATCAATGGCGAAATAGTAGGCGCTACTTCAACACTGAATCCCCTCGTATATTATGGTCATGATGTTATGTCGCGAATAAAGTATTCAACATCACATCATGATGGTCTTCTTAGAATGCACAAAGAGCTTATATCCGCTATTAATCTTTTAATTTTCCTTGTATCATCTGAAAAAGGTGTAAAGCCAGAAAATATCTATCAAACCGTAGCGGCTGGTAATACTACGATGCAGCATATCTTTTTACATAAGGAAATCAAGGGAATTGGTGAGTATCCATATAAGGCCGAGATACTTAATACCTTTACCACTACAGCGAAAGAGCTTTCTATTTCAACAGCGGTATATGCCACAGTAACAATCCTTCCCTGTATTTCAGCCTATGTTGGTGGAGATACAGTCTCTGGACTTGTAGCTATTGACCATATGGTACACGGGCAGGCAAACCCGTGTACCATATCCGGAAAATTTGAAGCTGGTAAATTACCAGCCCTTTTTGTTGATATTGGTACCAACGGCGAAATGGTTCTTTTGCTGGAGGATAGAATGGTAGCGACATCCACTGCTGCGGGACCGTGTTTTGAGGGGATGACCATAAGTTCCGGCATGAGGGCCGGAGAAGGTGCAATCGAGCATGTTTGTCTGGGAGATAAACTTCTCCTGGAAGTAATAGGGAATAGCCAGCCAAGGGGTATCTGTGGAAGCGGGCTTTTAGATATCGTTTCAGAACTTATACGGGTTGGACTTGTGAATTCTAAAGGGCGATTGCAGGGTAAGGAAGGCAATGGGCTACCTGAAGAGTATAAAAAATGTCTGTTCGAGAAAAATGGGAAACGGCATTTTCAATTATCAGATGATGTCGCAATATCCCAGGAGGATATAAGGCAGGTTCAGCTAGCGAAAGCGGCTATCAGGACCGGCGTTGAGATGTTGTTAGCTATCTGTAATTGTAAGCCGGAGGGATTGAGAATGGTTATCATTGCAGGCGCATTTGGGTATCATCTGAAACAAGAGAGTCTTTTCAGGGTCGGTTTTTTCCCGGAACTTAAAAATGCAAGGCTTTCTTTTGTAGGTAATTCAAGTCTGGAAGGTGCTGTAATGGTAATGCTGAATAAGGACATTGTTCATAGTGCAGCTCATATTGCCAGAAATACCCAGGTTATAGAGCTCTCTCAGCTTGCAGAATTTGAAAGTATTTATATTAGAGAAATGCATTTTCCCTAG
- a CDS encoding DUF4197 domain-containing protein, which produces MKLLQKKIFQFLIILFFILITTFKASAQFDWLSEIFNSQKNLSDKKIVSGLKEALKVGIQNAIKTTGKPNGYFDNESIKISLPEKFEILDKTLRTIGAGEKLDEFILSMNRAAEKAAPEAKDIFLDAIFDMTFDNVIKVYKGGDTAATDYLKEKTYSKLVEKYQPTVKEALTKYDVTKKYNEIVDKYESIPFVNKFMALDLDRYVLQKALDGLFHVLGEEESKIRKDPAARVTRLLREVFEQAPQ; this is translated from the coding sequence ATGAAATTACTACAAAAAAAAATTTTTCAATTCTTAATCATTCTCTTTTTTATTCTCATTACGACATTCAAGGCTTCTGCTCAATTTGATTGGCTTTCTGAAATTTTCAACTCTCAAAAAAACCTCAGTGATAAAAAGATCGTCTCCGGATTAAAAGAAGCCCTCAAGGTTGGTATTCAAAATGCAATTAAAACAACGGGTAAACCTAATGGATATTTTGACAATGAATCGATTAAGATATCACTACCTGAAAAATTCGAAATTCTTGATAAAACTCTGCGTACGATAGGCGCAGGAGAGAAACTCGACGAGTTTATTTTAAGTATGAATAGAGCGGCAGAAAAGGCAGCTCCGGAAGCCAAAGATATATTCCTCGATGCAATTTTTGATATGACATTTGATAATGTAATAAAAGTTTATAAAGGCGGCGATACAGCTGCCACTGATTATCTTAAAGAAAAGACGTATAGCAAACTTGTAGAGAAGTACCAACCAACAGTAAAAGAGGCATTAACTAAATATGATGTTACCAAGAAATACAACGAGATCGTAGATAAATATGAATCTATCCCGTTTGTAAATAAATTTATGGCGCTTGATTTGGACCGCTATGTATTACAAAAGGCTCTTGATGGATTATTTCATGTATTAGGTGAAGAAGAAAGTAAAATCCGTAAAGACCCAGCAGCAAGAGTAACGAGACTTCTCAGAGAGGTTTTTGAACAAGCTCCACAATAA
- a CDS encoding DUF11 domain-containing protein — protein MKWFELNKSYLVLFVIFLSGIYGCSYKGTEVEEKPPYAHGHIEEEPPPRHHQAMHKQKEPAKAESDMLVIMGAFPTGDPHSSVILVETMVPRMGQVNQPYEYLIKVTNLTQVPVRDVEVVQTLSEKFQIKKSDPEMQKPLKEGVAKWLIGDIKSKETKVIRVTGVPTTEGEIPFCTTATYNLPEFCVTPVIVQPKLSLAKRMPSEVLICDPIPVTLIISNTGTGVAQDVQIKESLPSGLTTADGKASIMQTIGSLQPKESREVSLTLKAEKTGQYTNVATASGVGGLSAESNSTTVIVKQPILAIEKTGPEKRYVGRKITYDIEVSNEGDGQAASTVIEDTIPANASFVSASNGGTFAGNTVKWNVGTLQPKDSEKVSVTLRAESIGKAENKAVAKAVCAEAVSTSAVTQILGIPAILLEVIDVEDPVAVGDSVTYVITVTNQGSDTSTNTEITCTLEDTMQYVSSTGPTKAIVEGKEVSFGPLPTLAPKAQASWKLIVKAVDEGDVRLKVSLMEDCLERPVEETEATNFYQ, from the coding sequence ATGAAGTGGTTTGAATTGAATAAGTCGTATCTGGTTTTATTTGTAATATTTTTGTCAGGAATTTATGGATGTAGCTATAAAGGAACTGAGGTTGAAGAAAAACCGCCTTATGCACATGGGCATATCGAAGAAGAACCGCCACCCAGGCATCATCAGGCAATGCATAAACAGAAAGAGCCGGCTAAGGCAGAATCAGATATGCTGGTAATTATGGGGGCATTTCCCACAGGGGATCCGCACAGTAGTGTAATCCTTGTGGAAACAATGGTTCCTAGAATGGGTCAGGTTAATCAGCCATATGAATATCTTATCAAGGTTACCAATCTTACACAAGTACCCGTTAGAGATGTTGAAGTTGTTCAAACACTTTCAGAAAAATTTCAAATTAAGAAATCTGATCCTGAGATGCAAAAACCTCTCAAAGAGGGTGTTGCTAAATGGTTAATAGGGGATATTAAATCGAAAGAGACTAAGGTAATAAGGGTCACCGGTGTACCTACGACAGAAGGTGAAATACCGTTTTGCACGACCGCAACGTACAACTTACCGGAATTTTGTGTAACCCCGGTGATTGTTCAGCCAAAATTAAGCCTTGCCAAACGTATGCCGTCTGAAGTTTTAATCTGTGATCCCATTCCTGTAACTCTTATCATAAGCAATACCGGTACTGGAGTTGCCCAAGATGTTCAGATTAAGGAATCTTTGCCTTCAGGATTAACAACTGCGGATGGTAAGGCGAGTATAATGCAGACAATTGGCTCGTTGCAGCCAAAAGAGTCACGTGAAGTTTCATTAACCCTTAAGGCAGAAAAGACCGGTCAGTATACCAATGTTGCAACAGCGTCTGGTGTGGGTGGATTAAGTGCCGAATCTAATTCTACTACAGTTATCGTGAAACAGCCGATATTGGCAATTGAGAAAACAGGTCCTGAAAAGAGGTATGTAGGCCGAAAAATTACTTACGATATTGAAGTTAGTAACGAAGGTGATGGCCAAGCAGCATCAACAGTTATTGAAGACACTATACCTGCCAATGCATCATTTGTAAGTGCAAGCAATGGAGGTACATTTGCTGGCAATACTGTTAAATGGAATGTAGGGACTCTGCAACCTAAAGATTCTGAAAAAGTAAGTGTAACACTTCGTGCCGAAAGTATAGGAAAGGCAGAAAACAAAGCGGTTGCAAAGGCCGTTTGTGCCGAGGCTGTATCTACATCGGCTGTGACTCAGATATTAGGTATACCCGCGATCTTACTTGAGGTAATAGATGTTGAAGATCCAGTTGCCGTTGGCGATTCTGTAACCTATGTGATAACGGTAACCAACCAGGGTTCTGATACAAGCACAAACACGGAGATTACCTGCACATTAGAAGATACCATGCAATACGTATCATCAACTGGACCTACAAAGGCAATCGTAGAAGGGAAAGAGGTAAGTTTTGGTCCACTACCAACGTTAGCCCCGAAAGCACAAGCAAGCTGGAAGCTTATCGTCAAGGCTGTGGATGAAGGCGATGTTAGACTTAAGGTTAGTTTGATGGAGGATTGTTTAGAGAGACCGGTTGAAGAAACAGAAGCTACTAACTTCTATCAATAA